GAGCCCCAGCAAGTAAATCAGAGGAAGTTTCTCAGCTTATTTCTATGTCACATTCACACACTTAAAAATGccatttttctctatttattttagcCATATTAAATATTGACTCCCTCTGAACACAGGTACATGGTTTAGGTGGGTGCGATGCTTCATATTTAAGGCGTATAGAATTTTCGAAAGCCACACAAATAGGAAGAAAAAGTAACTGAAAAAGGTAGGGAAAATTaagcaaaattaatatagaactgagaataaaatttaaatagtgtAATCACATCTTTTAAACCTAATCACTGTCATTAGCAAAGGCAAGCTCGCATGCAATTGCAAGATGATCACTACCCCATTCCTGCAAGATGATTAAAATGTGTAAATCCTCGTAGATTCTTAGCAAATGAGAGCGGTAATGCTTATCAGCTTCGTACAAAGGGGACGGAGGACTGAACATCTTATGAATATGCAGCACGAGGACAATGGAAAAACGACATACCTTACTTGGAAGACCTCCTGTTTTCTTTAAACTGGGTGTAGGCAAAGATTCAAGAACTTTTACTGGGACAAGGTCTGATGTATGCCTTTTTCACACACAtgaaacataaaaatcaatgAGTAGGAAAACACAAATAGAGAATCGTAAGCATGTAAAATAAAGGGGCATACCATATGTAATCAACTGTTCCACTAAATGCGCTATGGTAGGATGTCGCGAGTGGTTCCCCCGCTTTATCCCTGACTTTTGAGCTTCCCTGAGAAAAAATCAGATAAAACCTTGTCATTATCTAGACTAATGAATTCGACGAAGGAGCAGGGGTATCTTACGGGGATCCCAGCATAAGCACTGCGAAGCATTAAGGGATGTTTCAGGCTATTTTCTCTTGATCCAGTAGCGAGCATTTTTTCTTCATCGGTCCATCTATTGTGCAAAGGCCAGTCAGTACACATCAGCCtatgtcatttaatttagTGCATAAAATGCAGCACGAGGTATTTTAACTAACATGGAAGCCAGAAAAAGGcaaaatgaatcaaatagCTAGGGgtagaatattaaaaataaaataaaaaaaccttGCCACACGGTTATGCATGTGACGTGATTCTGTGTACCCAGATGAACAAAGCTGGCCAGATATTTGTCTTCGATCATGTTGCTGGACATGCAGCTGCTCAATCAAGGATTTAGTAAATAGTAGACTCAGTTGGCTtggtaataaaatattagaattgaTAGGATTTACCTTAGATAAGGCCACATATTGATATAATGCACTCTGGTTAAGATGGAACAGCCAAAATATAAGTAATGAGTAAAGAATTTCAGGTTTGGTTAACAGTACTTGTTTCAGACTTAATGTAAATGAGAGTATTTTGTAGAGTACCTGTGGTAAACTATTTAGGTCCCCAGTGACGACGACTGGTATACATCCCcatttttgtgataattcataagctttctcAAGAAACATTCGCATCTACAACCACCAACATTACTCAGTAAATCAATAGAAATACTAGAAGACACTCAAACAATGTAACAAGCATTTATCCTATCAATTTCCTCATCTAATATAGTCTCAATCTAATGGAAGTACACATATTTCTCATCATTCACGTATCTATCGTGCACGTTCAAATGAAATACCCTTAAAGAACACCTTTATAAAGCTTCTTATCGATAAAAGAGGACCTGACATAAGAAAAAGTGACTGAGAACGTAAAAGTTATAGTGGTGCACATAGTTCACAGTAATACTTTagattcacatttttatcAATGTTGGATGTGAACACATTGTAGGTGAACATCATAACTTCCCAATCCATCAGCCAGTAATTAGTAGTCTAAGCCAATGCATGAAAGAGGCAATAGCTAGGAAgctttcttccttttcttttagaGTGGGGGTGGGAGGTTGGGGCCTTGGGGGGATGCAGTGAAGATTTAGCTGAGGTGATACGGTACCAGATCCGCCGGTGACGTCGCGCGTAGAGTTACCCCAGCAAGCATCGATAGCAGCTTCAAAGCCTAAGAGGAACGTCCGACCGCCGGAGAGGCTCGGCGACTTCGTCGCCAAGTAGGATTAGAGCTAGTTACAATTTACGTTTTGTTTTgtctttatttcctttttgagtattagttttattattttatttggataaGTGTCGAGCGTAATTATAAGCTCcgtttcgggttttctttgttgattctttcccgagaTGAATAGGATTAGGTCGAATCAACCCTATGGTCCTTAGTTTATAAATAGGGCTATGTTCATAAACTTTAttatgaatgaaataatattttgccCAACTACTCGTTTGATATCTCACAAAATCCTAGATTTTGAGTTGCCCGACGGAAAAGACTTCCGCGCACAACCCAATCTTGCCTCCGCCGATCCTACGATTGGACGCCGGGGAAAACCTTGATCGACGAAGGTCATCGCCGATCGCTTTTAAGGAGCGGATCCTTAACATCTGGTGCTTTCATCAGTGTACTCATGAAACGtttcaacaacaacaacggGAAGGCTCCCTGGGGGACTTCTCGCCAGGACAACTACCCACACAACCGATTTGGGGGTCGCCTACCCGTCGGAGGGCGCCGCGAAGGGGGCAGTTACCACCGTCCGTCGATGGACGAAGGGGAGTATGATGGTCGCCCCACAGACGACACCCCACTGAACCATCACTTAAATACCAAACTAGACCGAGTATTGGAGAAACTTGACAGGTTCGATATATGGAGGGATGAAGCAGATCACAAATTCGAGAATTTGGAACCAAGTTGGGAGCATCTGGGGTATGACGATGGTGAGGATGTGGGAGACGAGGGTTTTCGACGTCGAAAATCTGGAGAGAGAGGAAACGATGTCCGGAACCCTAATTATGGTTTCCGCGAGGGTGTGCCACAGGAGCCCGCCCGTCGTGAAGGCAGGGGGCGCACAGGTTCGTGCTGGGACCCGCCGGGTAATCCACAGCCCCGCTACCGCCACAGCGGCTACGATCAGCCTTTTGACAAACCGCAGTCGTGCTGGGACCCCCCCCCCCAACGATTTCAACTACATGGGTCAGGATACGATAAGCCGGAACGTGTGAAGATGCAGGCCCCACGTTTTGACGGAACCGAAGCAACGAATTGGATCGCCAGAGTCAAATACTATTTTGATCACTTATTAATGCCGGAGGCACAACGCCTCCACTACGCAGTTATGCTATTTGACCCACCAGCGTCGGAATGGGTTTTTAACTATTGTGCAAACAACGAGTTCGTCACGTGGCAGGAGTTTTTGGAGGACGTCCGACATCGTTTCGACagagagttttaaaaattattatggtTTGATCGCAAAGTTGACGCAAACCGGTACGGTTGAGGAGTACCATGCCACGTTCGAAAAATACCTAAATCGTGTACAGGGTATTCCGGATTCGGAGTTATACACGTTGCGGCGATGGCGCTAGCACTAGAGTTCGCCGACTCCCAGCCACAGCAACCCCCAGCATATTCACGGCGTACATGGCAGAATAGAGACAATCGGAACCAATCCGGAACCACAAATACCCAACCCACAGCCACGACCTCGACAGGGGCTGGGCAACCAAAGGTGCAGGCGCGCCCCCCCTTAATTATGGTCTCTCAGGCGGAGAGGGCGGAACGTGCTCGTTTGGGCCTTTGTTATCATTGCCCAGAGAAATGGGTGACGGGTCATGTCTGTAAGCAACGTCTCTTGTGCTACGCTGACGAGTCAGATGTGCCCGAGGATGGTATTAGGGAGGACTATATGCATGATGAACAGGAGATAACTAAGACATCACACATTCACGCCATGAACGATAACCACAGATCGCGACCTCTTCGCGTTGTCGGGGTAATACAAGACCGAGCGGTGAACATCCTCATCGACACAGGCAGTGATAGAGACTTCCTCCATCCACAAATCGCAGAGAGCTTGCACCTGCCTCTATCCCCAATCCGACCGTTCAGGGTGATTGTGGGGAACGGAGAAGCCCTCCTCTGCACACGTGTCGCGCAATACGAAGCTGGAGGTTCAAGGAACAATTTTTGAAGTGGATCTCCATATTCTGCCAGTTCACGGCCCCGACATCGTGTTAGGTATGGATTGGCTCGAATCCTTAGGAAAGGTGACGGCGGACTTTGCGGGCAAGACTCTCTCCTTCAAGCAAGGGGATAAGACAGTGACCCTAAAGGGTACTCTTCCACCACCGCGTCGTATTAACTTTCACGCGTTGGTATCCTTGAAGCCCTCGCCGGATGTGATCGAAATGTACGAGGTTCTGCTCCTCCAACCAGACCTACCGCAGGCTGCGGGAGCAGCTCCGGAGGAGTTTCCTTCAGCCTTGCCGCCGAATGTGTTAGCGGTGTTGAATAGATTCCGTACCATCTTTGACCAGCCAGCGGGAATGCCGCCCAGACGCCAATTTGATCATCAGGTGCATTTATTACCAGGCACTCGGCCCGTGAACGTGCGCCCCTATCGCTACCCCTACTttcaaaaaaatgagattgagCGCCAAGTCCGCGATATGCTGGAGCAAGGTATCATTCAACGGAGCAGCAGCCCTTTTTCTTCCCCGGTCCTCCTCATCCGCAAGAAGGATGGAACATTCCGTTTCTGCATCGATTACCGCGCACTGAATAATGTGACCGTTCCGGACCATTTTCCCATCCCCACCGCCGACGAACTCTTCGATGAATTGGGTAAAGCGCGTGTTTTTACGAAATTGGATTTGCGCTCAGGCTATCATCAAATCCGAATGCATGAGTCAGATATTTTTAAGACAGCCTTCCGGACACATGATGGCCATTTCGAGTTTTTAGTCATGCCATTCGGGCTTACAAATGCACCGTCAACTTTCCAGGCTGCAATGAACGCGATCTTCCAAACCATGCTTCGCCGATTTGTGATTGTCTTCTTCGATGACATTCTGGTTTACAGCCCAACACCGGAAGCCCACAGTGAACATCTGGCCGAGGTCCTAGGGGTTTTGCAAGAGCACTCTTTCTTCGTGAAGTTATCCAAGTGTTCTTTTTGTAGTACAACGGTAGATTACCTGGGCCACTTGATTAGTAATGGTGAATTGAAGGCGGACCCAGCAAAGATAGAGGCTATGACTGCCTGGCCAAAGCCGAAGAATGTCAAGCAACTTCGGGCTATTACCGCCGCTTTGTCGCCCGGTACGCAGTGATTGCAGCGCCGTTAACTGAACACCTCAAGGACGCCTTTCTTTGGACGGCAGAGGCCGGGGAGAGCTTCGAGGGGTTAAAAACGGCGATGACAAGCGCGCCAGTACTTCGACTTCCGGACTTTGACAAGCCTTTTTGCATTGAAACAGATGCTTCGGATGTGGGTATTGGGGCAGTTTTGTTGCAGAATGACCATCCGATTGcctattttagtaaaaagctGGGACCTCGACGGCGATCCGCGTCAACTTACCACAAGGAGCTGTACGCTATCGTCGAATCAGTGCAGAAATGGCGCCAGTACCTGCTCGGTCGTGAGTTTGTTATTCGAAGTGATCAGAAGAGTTTAAAGGAGCTTCTTCAACAGGTGATACAGACCCCGGACCAACAGTTATATGTCAGGAAGCTCATGGGGCACAAGTTTTCGATCAAATACAAGAAGGGGGCGACAAATAAGGCGGCCGATGCGTTGTCATGCCGCGATGCCGACGCCGGGCCGAGCGGGGCGAATGCCGCGCTTGCAGGAGAGGAGACCGCCGAGCACTTGTGCTCATTGCTGGCGGCAGTCGCTAGGCCAATACCACAGTTAATGGAGCTGTTGCGTAGTGAAAAGATCTCGTCTCCGGAACTGAGAGAGATCACGAAAGAGATTAAGGAGGGCAGAGCCCCCCCACATATATCCTTGATGGCTGGGCTGATTTTTTACAATCGCCGCATTCATGTGGGGTCGCGGTCGTCGGCCAGGGTCCCAATTTTAACGGAGTATCATAGTTCTCCTTTGGCGGGCCATCCGGGGGTGGAGCGCACTCTGCGACGGGTGGCGGCCGAGTTCTATTGGCCTAACATGAAAAAGGAGGTACGCCGTTTCGTGGAGTCATGCATGGTCTGCCAAACAACCAAATATTCCACTCAAAAACCGGCGGGGCTGCTCCAGCCGTTGCCAGTTCCGTCCCAAGTTTGGGAGGAGGTTTCAATGGATTTTATCACGGGACTTCCGCAATCGAGGGGGTATACTGCTAtaatggtggtggtggataGACTGTCTAAATACGCACACTTCGCGCCGTTACCTACTAGGTTTGACGCCTTGCGAGTGGCGCACTTGTTTGTTAATACAGTGGTGCGGCATCATGGGTTTCCCAAAAAGTTGGTGTCCGACCGTGATCCAGTGTTCTTAAATAATGTTTGGGAGGACATCATGCGCCTCAGCAGGACAAAACTGAATTTTTCTACGGCATATCATCCCCAATCGGATGGGCAGACTGAAGTACGAAATAGGGGTTTGGAGCAGTATTTGCGAGCATTTACCGCTGACAGGCCATCTCAGTGGATGAATGTTTTACCGTGGGCGGAGTTGGCCCTTAATTGCTTACATCACTCGGGTTTGGGAATGTCGCCGTTCAAGGCCCTGTATGGTCGCGAGCCTCCGAGCTTGGTCTTCGCGCAGCCGTCAGCAGACTCCTCCTTCGGCGGCCGAGTTGATAAGGCAGCGCGGTGAATTGTTGGTCGAACTTCGCCGCAATCTGGAACGCGCTAGGCAGCGGATGAGTGACTCGGCTAATAGGCACCGTCGCGACGTGGAGTTTAAGGTGGGTGATAAGGTGCTGTTGAAGTTACAGCCGTATCGGCAGCACTGTGTGGCAAAGCCACTTTCGGCTAAGTTGGCTCGACGATATTATGGGCCGTTTGAGGTAATCGGGCGTATCGGATGGGTTGCGTAAATTACGATTACCGGAGGGAAGTAGGATCCATAATGTGTTCCATGTTGGGCTCCTTCGGCCAATCGTCGACGGCGGAGAGGGGGCCTCGGGCGGGGACTTGCCGTCTGAGTTCTTCGGAGATCGCCCAGTGGTGTACCCGGTGCGGGTACTGGACAGCCGGATGCTGTGGCATGATGGTCAGCCACGGGAGCATGTGTTGGTGCGTTGGTCGGATGGGTCGGATTCGCCTACTTGGGAACCATTGGAGGTGGTGAAACGCAGGTTTCCGAATGTgctccttgaggacaaggatGTGGCTATCGAGGGGGGGTTTGATACGGTACCAGATCCGCCGGTGACGTCGCGCGTAGAGTTACCCCAGCAAGCATCGATAGCAGCTTCAAAGCCTAAGAGGAACGTCCGACCGCCGGAGAGGCTCGGCGACTTCGTCGCCAAGTAGGATTAGAGCTAGTTACAATTTACGTTTTGTTTTgtctttatttcctttttgagtattagttttattattttatttggataaGTGTCGAGCGTAATTATAAGCTCcgtttcgggttttctttgttgattctttcccgagaTGAATAGGATTAGGTCGAATCAACCCTATGGTCCTTAGTTTATAAATAGGGCTATGTTCATAAACTTTAttatgaatgaaataatattttgccCAACTACTCGTTTGATATCTCACAAAATCCTAGATTCTGAGTTGCCCGACGGAAAAGACTTCCGCGCACAACCCAATCTTGCCTCCGCCGATCCTACGATTGGAAGCCGGGGAAAACCTTGATCGACGAAGGTCATCGCCGATCGCTTTTAAGGAGCGGATCCTTAACATGAGGCCTCTTCTTTTATgggaaaaattatttcttgtAAGTAACTTAATACTACCCTCTACCATAGTTTTCCATTTATTCCAAGAATCCAAATACCAATTTTAACTATACAAAACATTGAATCAACtgatatgaaaattaaatgcaaCTTCTATATACCTAATTACCTGACCAAGTTTGATATCTCCTCGATTAGGGTTGTAGAGGACATGTATGTTTCCAACCACTATACTATGAGAGGTGGAGGCACTGAGGATGAAACAGATGCACAAAAGcttttaactaataaaaacaGAACATTGCTGTGCCACAAAGactgaaaaatgaataaataaataatgcaataGATACCTTGAAGTATCATCAGCCTTGTGCAAGTCTTGGTTCATCTGGGTAATCaatcataaattattcacTGATTAGCACAAAAAAGAAGAGTACTGATGCTGACCAACAAGTCCAGCATGCCTCATCATAAACAAGAAATAGAATACGAAGTAGATAGATACTCCTTCAGtcccaaaagaatatgcactctctCATTTTTAGTGTGTCCCACaataatatgcactttctatttttggaaactcttttctctctaatgaggtgggacccattctccactaacaatactttaattactttttctttctatctctcttttactttaccaattgtgcatcaAAACCCGTTGAACCCAAACTGCATATTCgtttgggacggaaggagtatgtAACTATCGATTCAGATTTcagtttagtattttattataataatcatTAAGTTTGGCTAAAAATTAAGATTAGTATGAATTCTGGTtaggttttgaaaaaaaactaaaactgTTGTTAAAGCTTTGACTGAAGCATGATTAAGAACACTATAGAGAAACCACAAATTGGCATACCttcaaaacacaaaattgaGCAACATTGTGTCGAAGGCCAAACCTCTGGAATTCTATGTTTTCTTCATCCAACAGTGTAAATCTGCCGTGGAACACCAATGATTAGAAAAAAGAGCTATCTACTACATAAATAGTAGAGTAagggccaaaattggtcctgaacatatgcccattttatgattttggtcctaaactttatcttt
The genomic region above belongs to Salvia hispanica cultivar TCC Black 2014 chromosome 3, UniMelb_Shisp_WGS_1.0, whole genome shotgun sequence and contains:
- the LOC125213187 gene encoding carbon catabolite repressor protein 4 homolog 5 gives rise to the protein MVRSGDTIAQAAEQSPRTTRRRRHSVEHTRKRQKIKSSETDIQTLNSNFTRASSSCQRQHTNSYRRKSRRTLCKRKWTYSERDASKHNDRVVIVSYNILGVENATRHPHLYSRVSPEYMNWDYRKKILCKEIRGYQPSILCLQEVDHFDDLNKILRKDGFRGLHKARSGDSHDGCAIFWKTNLFTLLDEENIEFQRFGLRHNVAQFCVLKMNQDLHKADDTSSASTSHSIVVGNIHVLYNPNRGDIKLGQMRMFLEKAYELSQKWGCIPVVVTGDLNSLPQSALYQYVALSKLHVQQHDRRQISGQLCSSGYTESRHMHNRVARWTDEEKMLATGSRENSLKHPLMLRSAYAGIPGSSKVRDKAGEPLATSYHSAFSGTVDYIWHTSDLVPVKVLESLPTPSLKKTGGLPSKEWGSDHLAIACELAFANDSD